In the Hordeum vulgare subsp. vulgare chromosome 7H, MorexV3_pseudomolecules_assembly, whole genome shotgun sequence genome, one interval contains:
- the LOC123412847 gene encoding GDSL esterase/lipase At5g45920-like — protein sequence MRPSIVLFGDSITEESFGEGGWGAHLANHYSRSADVVLRGYSGYNTRWASLVAGRAFSAIPASAAAVAAVTVFFGANDASLPDRSSAFQHVPLPEYRVNLRAICALLRARWPSAAVILITPPPVDERARVRLGHPRNGDASGLPERTNEAAGRYARACLEVAAERGLRAIDVWSRMQEFPGWETAFLRDGLHLTPTGNRLLFEEVVFALRDANLSLEALPADLPLCSDIDPNDAVNCFEED from the coding sequence atgaggccgtCGATCGTGCTCTTCGGCGACTCGATCACGGAGGAGTCGTTCGGGGAGGGCGGGTGGGGCGCGCACCTGGCCAACCACTACTCCCGCTCCGCCGACGTCGTCCTCCGGGGCTACAGCGGCTACAACACCCGCTGGGCGTCCCTGGTGGCCGGCCGCGCCTTCTCCGCCATCccggcctccgccgccgccgtcgccgcggtCACCGTCTTCTTCGGCGCCAACGACGCGTCCCTCCCCGACCGCTCCAGCGCCTTCCAGCACGTGCCGCTCCCGGAGTACCGGGTCAACCTGCGCGCCATCTGCGCCCTGCTCCGCGCGCGCTGGCCGTCGGCGGCGGTCATCCTCATCACGCCGCCCCCCGTCGACGAGCGCGCCCGGGTCCGGCTCGGGCACCCGCGCAACGGGGACGCGTCCGGCCTGCCCGAGCGGACCAACGAGGCGGCCGGGCGGTACGCGCGGGCGTGCCTGGAGGTGGCGGCGGAGCGCGGGCTCCGGGCCATCGACGTCTGGTCCAGGATGCAGGAGTTCCCCGGGTGGGAGACGGCGTTCCTCCGGGACGGCCTGCACCTCACGCCCACCGGCAACCGGCTGCTGTTCGAGGAGGTGGTGTTCGCGCTCAGGGACGCCAACCTCAGCCTGGAGGCGCTCCCCGCCGACCTGCCGCTCTGCAGCGACATCGATCCAAACGACGCCGTCAATTGCTTCGAGGAGGACTGA
- the LOC123410861 gene encoding protein SEEDLING PLASTID DEVELOPMENT 1: MPPAPPPPVHLRLRVSLTQPHPLPLPSSRRLSCVTSGPATARHLSLRRGSRRRAPVRAARSEPAGAEGFDEELGRLLELLPGELRRSVEDHPELPALVEVVMDLGRPPLARFPSGDFLLSHRPISFDDLHQATAKVGDFGGDNRAGISRTLHRISAIRNRQGDIVGLTCRVGRAVPGSANLLQDLVKAGGSLLLIGPPGVGKTTVIREIARMLADDYDKRVMIVDTSNEIAGDGDIPHPGIGNARRLQVPNQEMQHKVLIEAVENHMPQAIVIDEIGTKLEAMAASTIAQRGIQLVASAHGVTIENLTMNPSLDMLVGGIQSVTLGDEEASRRRVQKTVLERKGPSTFAYAVEIVSKTELRVHRSLEATVDALLAGRMPNVEIRKLGSTGSVQQEVSVQKDQFRRDPYKIVSQFEVASLSNARTSLDSAFNLDSANGHIENSNVSEAGFNLYVYGISEEIALQAIKQLELEDMITLTYNISEADAVIALQSKLKKNSQIQALLKSEDLPVFFAKTNSLVQITRALRVLVDDHVDGLIDVEDKEEVRSSEETDALEEARLAVEQVVIPKGESMQLLPRPSTIISSQVNLVERFNLKWEVTGQEPNACLRILPQFADREEVAASEQETSETAPGLTDSDGSSDGMDYTQSGVTRLPFLPE, from the exons ATGCCGCCAGCGCCACCGCCGCCGGTCCACCTCCGCCTCCGGGTCTCCCTCACCCAGCcccaccctctccctctcccctcctcccgccgcctCTCCTGCGTGACCTCCGGGCCAGCCACCGCTCGCCACCTCTCCCTCCGCCGCGGCAGCCGGCGCCGCGCCCCCGTGCGCGCCGCGCGGAGCGAGCCCGCAGGGGCGGAGGGGTTCGATGAGGAGCTGGGCAGGCTCCTCGAGCTGCTCCCCGGGGAGCTTCGGCGGAGTGTGGAGGACCACCCGGAGCTCCCCGCGCTGGTGGAGGTGGTCATGGACCTCGGCCGCCCCCCGCTCGCCCGCTTCCCCTCCGGtgacttcctcctctcccaccgcCCCATCTCCTTCGACGACCTCCACCAGGCCACTGCCAAG GTTGGGGATTTCGGAGGGGACAATCGCGCCGGGATTAGCCGGACGTTGCACCGGATCAGCGCGATTAGGAACAGGCAGGGAGACATTGTAGGACTGACCTGCCGCGTCGGGAGGGCTGTGCCCGGAAGTGCTAATTTGCTTCAGGATTTGGTGAAGGCTGGTGGGTCGTTGCTGCTCATCGGCCCACCAGGGGTGGGGAAGACAACTGTCATAAG AGAAATTGCACGAATGCTAGCAGATGACTACGATAAGCGGGTGATGATTGTTGATACATCCAATGAGATAGCTGGAGATGGCGACATTCCTCACCCAGGAATAGGCAATGCCCGTAGGTTGCAAGTGCCTAACCAAGAAATGCAGCATAAG GTGTTGATAGAAGCTGTGGAAAATCACATGCCTCAGGCAATCGTCATTGATGAAATTGGAACTAAGCTAGAGGCTATGGCTGCTAGCACCATTGCACAGCGGGGGATACAACTTGTTGCCTCCGCTCATGGTGTAACAATAGAGAACCTGACCATGAATCCTTCACTAGATATGCTTGTCGGAGGAATACAG AGCGTCACCCTTGGCGATGAAGAAGCAAGCAGGAGAAGGGTCCAAAAAACGGTCCTAGAGCGCAAGGGCCCGTCAACATTCGCATATGCTGTAGAGATTGTGTCAAAAACTGAGTTACGTGTCCATCGTAGTCTGGAGGCTACAGTAGATGCTCTGCTTGCAG GTAGAATGCCTAATGTTGAAATTCGTAAGTTGGGTTCAACCGGCTCAGTGCAGCAGGAAGTTTCTGTGCAGAAGGATCAATTTCGTCGTGATCCTTACAAAATTGTGTCTCAATTTGAAGTTGCTTCCTTAAGTAATGCAAGAACAAGCTTGGACTCTGCATTTAATCTTGATTCTGCCAACGGACATATAGAGAACTCTAATGTGTCTGAAGCAGGCTTCAATCTCTATGTTTATGGG ATATCCGAGGAAATTGCCTTGCAAGCGATTAAACAACTGGAGCTGGAAGACATGATTACTTTGACTTATAACATCAGTGAAGCTGATGCAGTGATTGCTTTGCAATCGAAGCTCAAGAAGAATTCTCAGATTCAGGCTTTGTTGAAATCTGAAGATTTACCGGTTTTCTTTGCTAAG ACAAACTCCCTGGTGCAAATTACCAGGGCACTTCGCGTCCTTGTCGATGATCACGTGGATGGTTTGATCGATGTTGAAGATAAGGAGGAAGTAAGATCATCAGAGGAAACCGATGCCTTGGAG GAAGCAAGATTGGCAGTCGAGCAGGTAGTGATCCCGAAAGGGGAGAGCATGCAGCTCCTGCCCAGACCATCGACCATCATCTCCTCCCAAGTGAACCTCGTCGAAAGGTTCAACCTCAAGTGGGAAGTCACGGGACAGGAGCCGAACGCGTGCCTACGGATCCTTCCGCAGTTCGCGGACAGGGAAGAAGTTGCCGCCTCGGAGCAAGAGACCTCCGAGACCGCACCCGGGCTCACAGATTcagatggcagctccgacggcaTGGACTATACGCAGAGCGGTGTCACCAGGCTACCCTTCCTCCCAGAGTAG
- the LOC123412115 gene encoding uncharacterized protein LOC123412115: MASSSSALRMPVVTCAVVLLLLLSAVSRCEADLLQVAVAGRRMLAGGSNAPAVFSGQLAGTAVSSSARRSAAGRAAAAMPYSESKRSSPGGPDPQHH; the protein is encoded by the coding sequence ATGGCGTCCAGCTCGAGCGCGTTGAGGATGCCGGTGGTGACGTGCGCCGTggtgctcctgctgctgctgtccGCCGTCTCACGCTGCGAGGCCGACCTCCTGCAGGTGGCGGTGGCCGGCCGGAGAATGCTGGCCGGCGGGAGCAATGCCCCCGCCGTCTTCTCGGGGCAGCTGGCAGGGACGGCTGTGTCGAGCAGCGCGCGGCGGTCAGCAGctgggagggcggcggcggcgatgccCTACTCTGAGTCGAAGAGGTCCAGCCCCGGCGGCCCGGACCCTCAGCACCATTAA